The following are from one region of the Nitrospirota bacterium genome:
- a CDS encoding valine--tRNA ligase: MSKEISKTYDFKLNEPRQFQKWLDERLFHADADSPTPPFSMVIPPPNITGVLHMGHALNNTLQDILARWNRMKGKNVLWVPGTDHAGIATQNVVEKQLKNEKKRKEDIGREAFIRKVWEWKEHSGGTIIRQLKRLGCSCDWERERFTMDEGLSRAVEEVFVRLYQEELIYRSERLINWCVRCQTALSDVEVVHQESEGTLYYIQYPLADDPKKHVTIATTRPETLLGDTAVAVHPEDPRFQSYIGKALVLPFTGIKIPVIGDPSVEREFGSGAVKVTPGHDFNDYEMGIRHHLPIENIFTSDGKLMSSERTGPFAGLTIPAARKKITAQLTESGALVEVKKHLHSVGKCYRCQTTVEPYLSNQWFVKINPLAAPAIEAVRSGNIEFIPRSWENTYFSWMENIKDWCISRQLWWGHRIPVWYCLTCHPELKNGSPFHYRSLRAVVSVKIPLTCEKCKQKDFIQEPDVLDTWFSSALWPFSTLGWPEQTKELEVYYPTSVLVTAFDIIFFWVARMIMMGIKFMDRVPFKQVYIHALVRDAEGQKMSKSKGNVVDPLDIIDRYGTDAFRFTLAAMAAPGRDILLDEERIAGYRNFCNKIWNAARFIQMNLKAGTIIPIHPPNPDTLPDEWILLKLNQTIHQVNLSLEQFRFDEAAHLLYHFIWHDFCDWYLEFVKPLLWEEGAGSTRHTMIFTFKEILILIHPFMPFISEALWEDFSAEKKSLLTYPYPQYPSSHKINVFDETKASDKIRVRENTLIFMDILKEIIKGIRSIRGENNIPSSKELKALLVLNEESIAHLEKGLQSQTTYIVKLCKLSEFSITSSETSKPSYCATYAADSFRLYVDLTNISDPKDEIKRLKKQIEKINTDLSLILKKFENPNFVKNAPETVVKAEESRKKELESKVELLSKEVEKLKTFS; encoded by the coding sequence ATGTCGAAAGAAATTTCAAAAACCTACGATTTCAAGCTAAATGAACCGAGACAATTTCAAAAATGGCTTGATGAACGACTATTCCATGCCGATGCGGACTCCCCCACTCCTCCTTTCTCAATGGTCATACCTCCTCCAAACATTACCGGAGTTCTTCATATGGGACATGCCCTCAATAACACCCTGCAAGATATCCTCGCCCGTTGGAACCGAATGAAGGGGAAAAATGTCCTCTGGGTGCCAGGAACCGATCATGCCGGTATCGCCACTCAAAATGTTGTTGAAAAGCAGCTCAAAAACGAAAAAAAACGAAAAGAAGACATCGGACGAGAAGCGTTTATCCGGAAAGTCTGGGAATGGAAGGAACATTCCGGCGGAACGATTATCCGGCAGTTGAAAAGGCTCGGATGTTCCTGTGACTGGGAACGAGAGCGATTCACCATGGATGAGGGCCTGTCACGGGCAGTGGAAGAGGTCTTTGTCCGGCTTTATCAGGAGGAGCTGATCTACCGAAGTGAGCGCCTGATCAACTGGTGTGTCCGTTGCCAGACCGCTCTTTCGGATGTTGAAGTCGTGCACCAGGAGAGTGAAGGGACACTTTATTACATTCAGTACCCCCTGGCTGACGATCCCAAAAAACACGTGACTATCGCCACCACGCGGCCTGAAACGCTCTTAGGGGACACGGCGGTGGCCGTCCATCCGGAAGATCCTCGCTTTCAATCTTATATTGGAAAGGCCCTTGTTCTTCCGTTCACCGGAATCAAGATTCCGGTCATTGGCGATCCTTCTGTTGAGAGAGAGTTCGGTTCCGGAGCAGTTAAAGTAACCCCGGGCCATGATTTTAACGACTATGAAATGGGCATAAGACATCATCTACCGATTGAAAATATTTTTACTTCCGATGGTAAACTGATGTCGTCTGAGAGAACCGGTCCCTTTGCGGGATTAACCATCCCGGCTGCAAGAAAAAAGATCACTGCCCAATTAACAGAATCCGGAGCTCTCGTCGAAGTGAAGAAACATCTTCATTCTGTTGGAAAATGTTACCGATGCCAGACTACTGTGGAACCATATCTTTCCAATCAATGGTTCGTTAAAATAAATCCCCTTGCTGCTCCCGCAATCGAAGCGGTTCGTTCCGGAAATATAGAATTTATACCCAGGAGTTGGGAAAATACCTACTTTTCATGGATGGAAAATATTAAGGATTGGTGCATTTCGCGGCAACTCTGGTGGGGACACCGGATTCCGGTCTGGTACTGTCTGACCTGCCATCCCGAATTAAAAAATGGCTCTCCGTTTCACTACCGGTCTCTGAGAGCCGTGGTCAGCGTCAAGATTCCGTTAACTTGTGAAAAGTGTAAACAGAAAGACTTTATTCAAGAACCGGATGTACTGGATACCTGGTTTTCATCGGCACTTTGGCCTTTTTCTACCTTGGGCTGGCCTGAACAGACAAAGGAACTCGAAGTTTATTACCCGACTTCCGTCCTGGTAACCGCTTTTGATATCATTTTCTTTTGGGTCGCTCGCATGATTATGATGGGAATCAAATTCATGGATCGTGTTCCTTTTAAACAGGTCTATATTCATGCGCTCGTTCGTGACGCGGAAGGACAAAAGATGAGTAAGTCGAAGGGTAATGTCGTCGATCCCCTTGATATCATTGATCGGTATGGAACGGATGCTTTCCGCTTTACGCTTGCGGCCATGGCGGCCCCCGGAAGGGACATTCTTCTGGATGAAGAACGAATCGCAGGTTACCGGAATTTCTGCAACAAGATCTGGAACGCTGCCCGATTTATACAGATGAATTTGAAAGCAGGAACAATCATCCCTATTCATCCGCCTAATCCGGATACTTTGCCGGATGAGTGGATCCTGTTAAAGCTCAATCAAACGATTCATCAGGTGAATTTATCGCTCGAACAGTTCCGTTTTGACGAAGCCGCGCATCTACTCTATCATTTTATCTGGCATGACTTCTGTGATTGGTATCTTGAATTCGTGAAACCACTCCTCTGGGAAGAGGGTGCGGGATCGACTCGTCACACCATGATCTTTACCTTCAAGGAAATTCTTATTTTAATCCATCCTTTCATGCCGTTCATTTCCGAAGCTCTCTGGGAAGATTTCTCGGCTGAAAAGAAGAGTCTCTTAACTTATCCTTACCCGCAATATCCGTCATCTCATAAAATCAACGTATTTGATGAGACCAAGGCATCTGATAAAATCCGTGTTCGGGAGAATACTTTGATTTTTATGGATATTCTCAAGGAGATCATAAAAGGAATTAGAAGCATCCGGGGAGAAAACAATATTCCATCTTCAAAAGAATTAAAAGCCTTGCTTGTCCTCAACGAGGAGTCGATTGCTCATTTAGAGAAGGGCCTTCAAAGCCAAACGACTTATATCGTCAAGCTTTGCAAGCTATCCGAATTTAGCATCACCTCGTCCGAAACATCCAAACCATCTTATTGTGCCACCTATGCCGCCGACTCCTTTAGACTTTACGTTGATTTGACAAACATTTCGGATCCTAAAGATGAGATTAAACGCCTGAAAAAACAGATCGAAAAAATCAACACAGATCTTTCTCTCATTTTAAAAAAATTTGAAAACCCAAATTTTGTCAAAAATGCCCCTGAAACCGTCGTCAAAGCGGAAGAATCAAGGAAAAAAGAACTGGAATCAAAAGTCGAACTTCTTTCCAAAGAAGTCGAAAAACTTAAGACCTTCTCGTGA
- a CDS encoding biotin--[acetyl-CoA-carboxylase] ligase, with the protein MTQPDTDKGLQIDLILQSLHTQYIGKELIYFESTDSTNVQASILGTKGAENGTTVVTEKQTQGKGRMGRTWISPVNSNLYFSILLRPPTSPQAASWIPLVAGVALAKGISGYTGLSAKIKWPNDLLIGKKKFGGILIETHIVSNRIHYLVLGVGLNVNMTRFPEEIAPFATSLKKELGHPCHREPLLVHLLEELEKQLQDFYESGPEKTSGNWIQLSDTIGKEVTVTLGNQSIKGKAINLDPHGGLILEKRDGTKTTILTGDVVQLRTDVLNRK; encoded by the coding sequence ATGACTCAGCCCGATACAGACAAAGGCCTACAGATAGATCTGATCCTCCAGTCTCTCCACACGCAATATATCGGAAAGGAACTGATTTATTTTGAATCAACCGATTCGACCAACGTGCAGGCTTCTATCCTAGGAACAAAAGGAGCTGAGAACGGGACAACAGTCGTTACGGAAAAACAGACCCAGGGAAAAGGAAGAATGGGAAGAACCTGGATCTCCCCCGTCAATTCCAATCTCTATTTTTCGATTTTACTGCGACCGCCCACTTCGCCACAGGCTGCAAGCTGGATTCCGTTGGTAGCGGGAGTCGCTCTCGCAAAAGGAATTTCCGGTTACACCGGACTATCGGCAAAAATAAAGTGGCCGAACGATCTTCTCATAGGTAAAAAAAAGTTCGGAGGGATTCTAATCGAAACTCATATCGTAAGTAACCGGATTCATTATCTTGTTCTGGGAGTCGGACTTAATGTCAATATGACCCGGTTCCCGGAAGAAATCGCTCCATTCGCCACTTCGTTAAAGAAGGAACTCGGGCATCCCTGCCATCGGGAACCGCTTCTCGTTCACCTTCTCGAAGAGCTTGAGAAACAGCTCCAGGATTTTTACGAATCGGGCCCGGAAAAAACTTCAGGAAATTGGATACAGCTTTCTGATACGATAGGAAAAGAGGTGACTGTCACGCTTGGGAATCAGTCAATCAAAGGAAAGGCAATCAATCTCGATCCTCATGGCGGGCTGATTCTTGAAAAGCGAGACGGAACGAAGACGACCATTCTAACAGGCGATGTTGTTCAACTCAGAACCGACGTCTTGAACCGGAAGTGA
- the nadC gene encoding carboxylating nicotinate-nucleotide diphosphorylase: MILHSLQIQEILKAALQEDLGWGDITTQALFPFKVKAKGIIFPKEEMVLAGGSVVKELFSILDPEVAVNLHKKDGMKIKKGEKMITLLGDGRSLLKGERVALNFLQRLSGIATLTTQYVNLVKGTPARILDTRKTTPGLRILERYAVAQGGGKNHRFHLGDAILIKDNHIALARGLKSVLKSIRSASHSYAPLEIEVKNLKEVKLALAAGVDIILLDNMKPPEIRKAVKLINGSAFIEASGGINLFNVREIAETGVDFISIGALTHSARAIDISMDIKRV; this comes from the coding sequence ATGATCCTTCATTCCTTACAAATTCAGGAAATCCTCAAGGCGGCTTTACAAGAGGATCTCGGGTGGGGAGATATTACAACCCAGGCTCTTTTTCCTTTCAAGGTTAAGGCAAAGGGAATCATCTTTCCAAAAGAAGAGATGGTCCTGGCAGGAGGGAGCGTTGTCAAAGAACTTTTTTCCATTCTGGATCCGGAGGTCGCGGTAAATCTTCACAAAAAAGATGGGATGAAAATAAAAAAAGGAGAGAAGATGATTACCCTCCTCGGGGACGGACGTTCCCTGTTAAAAGGAGAACGCGTCGCACTCAATTTTCTGCAGAGGCTCTCCGGCATCGCCACGCTCACAACCCAATATGTCAATCTCGTCAAGGGAACTCCTGCTCGCATCCTGGATACCCGGAAAACAACTCCGGGGCTTCGGATCCTGGAGCGCTACGCAGTTGCCCAGGGAGGAGGGAAAAACCACCGTTTTCATCTTGGCGATGCTATCCTGATCAAAGACAATCATATCGCCCTGGCTCGAGGGTTGAAGTCCGTATTAAAGTCAATCCGGTCCGCCTCCCATTCCTATGCTCCTCTCGAAATTGAAGTTAAGAACTTGAAGGAGGTCAAACTTGCCCTGGCGGCAGGCGTTGACATCATTCTCCTCGATAACATGAAACCTCCGGAGATCAGAAAAGCGGTCAAGCTCATTAACGGAAGTGCCTTCATCGAAGCCTCCGGAGGAATTAATCTGTTCAATGTCCGGGAGATTGCTGAAACGGGTGTTGATTTTATTTCGATCGGCGCGCTTACCCATTCGGCGAGAGCAATCGATATCAGTATGGATATCAAACGTGTCTAG